A stretch of DNA from Dioscorea cayenensis subsp. rotundata cultivar TDr96_F1 chromosome 4, TDr96_F1_v2_PseudoChromosome.rev07_lg8_w22 25.fasta, whole genome shotgun sequence:
TTTCTTTTGCCAACCAAAGAAGAACACAcacaattaaacaaacaaatgaTGGACATATGATACAATTGTTCTTGTCTTGCTTTCAGGGAATTTCTCCAACGTTCAATCAATCCATGATATGATCTCTGTGAAGCTATCCATCACATTAGGCCGCTTGTGAATCAACTTATGCATTAGTTTTATTGTTCTTGTGAATGAGACCATTTATTGTTCTGTATTTGTGAAAAACTTCATTGGTAGTATGGAGTATGTGTTTGATACGCCAACACGATACTcgcttttggttttttttatttgtcttattttagagatttttatctttttacttgtccatttaaaaatttttgaaacactaaatattgattttgcaaatttatttatttatttttatcttttttacttgttcatTTAAAAAGTTCTATAAATTTTtaggttctttttttttttactcatttcAATCTCCATCGACTAAAATTGAACAATTTacagtaataataatagaaaaaaatgcatttaaaaGATTGTTAAAGTTACATTTAGAAATTAACCGTAAGATTAAATACATAATGAAACTgagaaaataattgaaaatgttAAAAACTGAAAATTGACAAGGAAatctttgggaaaaaaaatagaaaaagaaaaactttcgCTACTAATGACTAAGATTAATGAGAAATTTCTCtgaattttctataaatttttttcttgtgagAATGGTGATGaatttccaaatgaaaacaatggaatCCTAACTAATGTGTCTAGGACCATTGTATCATTGCATCATCCCTTGATTCTACTGCCAACCATATCAGGACTTgcttggatatatatatatatatatatattgataaaattgctgggatattttctaaaatattgaaaaagaatATGTCTGAAAATTGATGCATAAAATTATAGTGATGGTGGCATACTGGTAAAATTAATTGATCATGCATTACTATCCTTGTGTGTGGTTGACACTTATTATTGATAACCCTTGTTGTCattgtaaattaataataagaaattattcTTATTTGCTGTCTTCTTAGACCATTTCCAATATATGACTCAAATTTCAAACCCACATTTAAATTTGACCTCAAATTTGGAGTTTGGTATAGGATGATTCCAAATTTGGGGTTTCAcatgaatattaattttttacataatttattattattactattgtaattaaaattataaagtaaataatttattaatataattataagtagtcATTATATAcctataatattaatttgtgtgtaattaattacttaattaataatacaactattaattaaattaatttatgataaatttttgaaactgaaatagttaaaattttattgaaaataatcttaataaaaactaatacaatgtaaaaactaattatattaaaccAACAACAATCCGTCTAGATTGtcgaaatagtttttaaaaaaatttgatgctgaagaaaatgattattaaaaatataaaaaaatatttttgtaaatatattttattgaggTAAAATTTGAAGTTTGTGTTCTGAAGAAAAtggttattaaaaatataaaaaaatatttttgtaaatatattttattgaggTAAAATTTGAAGTTTGTGTTTGAAGTATAATTTACGGCAgcagaattaaatttaaaatttgagataAAAATTTGGTTAGTGGATTGGGATGGCTTTATAGCCAAACACTATAAGCACCATCATTATATCCCTATTatcacagagagagagagagagagagagagagagatggagttTGTGAAAGGGAGCATAGAAGGAGAGAAGGAGTTCAATGGAAAAGTGTTTCCTTTAACTCTGGTTCCTCCTCAAAGGAATGATATAAAAAACAGTTGGAAAGATTTGGTGGAGATGGTGAAGAAGGGGAAGGAGAAGCTTTCAGAGTGTTTGAGTGATCAACTGATCATGGTGCCATACTTTTCAGAGGATTCAAGGTGGAGAGTGGTGAAGAGTTTGAGAAGGTGGTAGAGTCCTTTGGATGGGATGAGTTCCCTTATGAAGGTGCTGCTGATAGGAACAAAGTGGCTTCTAGAATCTACACTGCTAATGAAGCCCCTCTTCATGTTTTCATTAACTTTCACCATGAGATGGCTTTGGTAATTAAACTACTTTCACCAACTCTtcaattctatatatatatatatatatatattaacatagttggtatatataaactataagaaaatagtaataatattgatggtatgatggttttgcaaattatatatatatatatatatatagataaggaAGTTTGCACcgaaaattttcttctattgTTTGGAACCGGCGCCGGAAGGTGGGGAGACGGCAATAGTGAGGAGTGATGTGATAGTGGAGGAGATGGAAAAGAAGGTGCCGGAGGTGGTGGAGAAGCTCACCGGAGAGGGATTCAAGTTTGTTCTTCATACAAAGGTTCCTTATAAGCATGGCAATCATGATGGCTTAGATGATACTAATACTACAGTGTGGCAACGCATGCTTAAAACCAAGGACAAGCTTGAAGCTCAAAAGAGGTgactctttctctttttttttttaattattatttttttacaaagttgataagtaacaaaataaatataaaaaaaccataaaagtAATATGAATTTGATTCTATGCCATGTAATGGCGTGGGATGTTGTTGAGTTGTCTAATGGTGCGAGGACCATTGAATATGACCGGGATTtgatgttttgaaaaataaaaatactgattagacaacactaaataatataaaGTAATATTAGCTAGTTTGCTAAGGGATTTATTCATGAGAAAGAATAGATTAAAAGAGGACACACTTCTTATGTTTTTAAagaattctttttatattattatggtatttaagaattatatataatgattaaaataagTATCTCATTTATGGTAAATatgttttgtcatttttatgaatgatatgtatttacaaataatttaatagttGTGTATTAGACGcggtaaatattttttaagaattttgatttaaatgacATATATAGTTGAGGTATTTTATGTCATATGGACATTAAGatccataaaaataaatccCGAAGCATTATAGTTCTGTCTCAAGAATCtacatctaaaaaaaaatttaagagattttgaatgaaattaatGTTATGCagcttatttataatttattataaatagtgatatgtttTAGGAGAGAACAACTAGAAAACATTATGTATTCTTAACTCTTTGAAAGCCTTATGTATGTATAGATCGATTTGCCCCATATCTAGCATTGCATTTGTTATTACAATGTTATAAACATGTCATAGTAATATTTAAGATTGTGTTAGCTTTGTTAATCCTCTCAAATCAATAATTGGTTACTTTTTATAGTTGACAACAAAGCCATCTTTTGAAGAAAtgctttattttaattgatactACTTCCCTTGAAGCTAAGTTTATGAAGGTATTCCGGTAGGGTATATGGTTGAAAATTTTCACATTTGGCTGtgattaaaaatttttcctCTAACCCATTATGGTTGAACAGTATCAATTCACTTCTTGTGTTCTTGGCTAATGGAATGATTATTCATTACATTAATATTGAATTGGTGAATATTGTGGATCCTTTAAACATAATGCATGAATTTAAGTTGTCTAAATATCATATACAAAACAAGTTGGACTTAGTTCTTTTTTCTATGTTTAATATTTGAGTAGTAGGCTATGTTAGATAACATATACTTATTATAAAActcttatatgtttgttttgCCTTCTCATTTAGGTgtacataattatttttgtgaatgaCAATTATTAAGTTTTATGCATATTTATTCATGCATTGGCTCTGAATAattaagcattaattttttattttaataaaatattttatagaagTTATGTATTAATAAGAAAGGTTCTATTATGATGTATGAAAGATAATACTCAATTTTACTTCAAAATTTAAAGTAGAGTTAACTCTTTCattgaaaatattagattaaaaTCAACATTAGGCCTAGTCCTTAATTTATTGTTCTTGTGAATATTTTACCCATTGACGAAAAAACAATATAGATTGAAAATAATGTAGAAATTAGTCTATTGTAATCTACAAAGGtgaaattaaacatttaatattcTACTTATTCAAATTACTATagcttgatatatatatatatatatatatatgcctctGCATGTTATCTATGCAATAAAGACTTTTTGTGTATATATCATATTCTATTAGATTTTCCATCACTCACCGTCACCCTATTTTGGATgtgtttactaaataaaaaaaattaaataaccttATCCCAATCAAACGCAAATCAAAggtcaaattttatattatatatatatatatatatttgagttttCAAGTAGAATTAATCTTGATAAAAAGATTATATAAAGACTAATACCACTgtgattttgaaatatatattatcgAGATTAGTCTGTTGTGCTTGGTCTTTAAGAGTGTCATTAGACATCTAGTATTCTACTTATTTAAATTACTATGGTTGATGGTATGCATCATTAATTTACTAAAAATTGTCCACATAGATGCCCTAttctatcaaatttttttaacattaaccATCACAGTGTTGGATGCTTACTAATTGTAGAGAAAATTGGATAATCCTCacccccaaccaaacacaaatcaaatgtttattttttgttttttaattttttacattttacatTTATACAAGAGTAAATTAATGTAGTTACATCCTTCATGCATTATTTGATGCTCGTCCAACAAAATTTAGTTAAGCATGCAAGGCACATGATGCCTTAATATTGACTTTCTCCGTTgttttatttgtcatattttgGAGCtcttttctgttcttttttattaattgcattagaaattttgtccagcattaaataatattttttcaaatttataatttaatgtactagtgcaattttcaataaatcacaatcaactaagcattaaataATATACTTCACTTAGTTGAATTTTAAATAGAGGGAGTtttggaaaataataaatttttttataaaatatagatacccaactaattttaaccaattttttttaattggtgtgaattagataaatgtgataagtaaaaagaaatgaaaagagtaTTAATTAAGGtgtgttttgtgcttaattagtttctgatatatatatatacatatatacatatatatatatatatatatatatatatattataaaaacatataaagaaagaaacataGTAACTAATTATAATGAACCGCAGGGCGTTGGAGACACTTGCATGCAATGCAGTGAAGTTCAATGAGGATGGAACGGCAGAGTTCACTTACGGTCCAATGAACCCAATCAAAGAGTTCAACGGGAAAAGGGTCTGGTTCAACACCATACTTGGTTACCAAACCTCTGAACGTGATGGCCGTGTTAGTTTCACCGATGGGACCTCGATACCGACCGCCGCCACCGACACATACTCCGCCGTGCTCGAGGCCAATTGTGTCGACATCAAGTGGTTGAAGGGAGACGTGCTCTTGGTCGACAACCTTGCCTTGCAGCATGCCCGCCGTGCCGGCAAGCCACCCCGTTCCGTTCTCGTCTCCCTCTGCATCTAATGTCTTAGCcaccacaatatatatatatatatatatatataaatgtggtCTATCAatctatctatttatctatctatttgtTTGGCGCGCATGTTTCTTTTTTCATCAACTAGTCTCCTCGCCACCctttatgaatatttattaatttaaagagACTTTATACTTTATTCAATcttgaaaataaagataaaaaaacatataaaacatgttagttccgccggtgtggtttgtgagttttagtgaacactcaagcacttatagatctcacacaaaccatcaaagaaagttcacacaaacaaaacaagaaggagacacacaaaattagtaacccagttcggcatccactcgcctacgtctggggggccaagcccggagataaacaatccactaaaaaaggtaaaaatacatgagtacaaatacttgtcactcacactctcaatgaagatcactaccttttctagattgtctagtgctcgcTACCTCTCCTTCAAGAgacactcaagagtcacacctacaatctacgagcaaagTGAGCTTTATAtggacgcctcaacgtccccaaatatagcacatacctctttttagaatctccacggctactaatttaaaaacatgtcGAAATTAGTCGCAGTAACTCCCTCGTTGTAACTATGAATTGCATCACGTACCCCGATCGACGACTGATCGAAGTTCTGCCACgctgcggacgacctcaagacccatcaacctcccggtcatgctttaGTCCGAGTTGATGcgaccaaatctcccgatcccgaccgcctgcaactagcctaccttctcggcttcctcatcacgcagcccctcgcaaggggcgcacgccCTTgatgcgtcttcatgaaacttgccaaacttagtcttcaatcttccaagtttggtcttcaaagattctccaaacttgatcttcaataaacccaagtttggtcctcaaatcttgccttcaatagacttcaatcaatcttcatcaaggattcttcaaatcaaatcttcaattagtcttcattccatatttagtcttcaatcacatctcctaaatatggtcttgaataactccaccaagatcttcaagatgtcttgccttgcaagccaagactcattgccatgtcaccataatctccatgtcatcaattttgccatgtcacatagattgccacgtcatcttgactatgtgtcaaatcatgccaataatagtgcggttgcactaacaaaacCAAAATTACATCCAATATATGTGCACATGAGGATAACCTACAGATGAACAAAGGGTAATTAATACATGACGATCAATATCCTGATGATAGTTATGATTATCAAATGTTTCTCCCGAAGAGGCTtgcaataaaaactttaaatatgtTCGTACTTTACAAAAAATTACAGATGATATTGAAATTAGTTCACAAATGctaaagaagaaacaaataattttatatgcatattttataaaagagtaaaatttaaaaatagaagttctttaaaaaaaattcaatgttatgaattttatatagtacttttttatacttttgttgaattattaatttatattttggttgAGCTctaaagaattttttaaaaaaattattatcttataCTTTTATCGAAATCATTAATTTAGCACATTAACCtgaatcaaaatagaaaaaatcttatttaatcaagaatattaatttatttattaaggttttgctatatttatatttattttttattcgtctattatattttaaactttttcaaTAAACTTCCATGCTATTCCTTATTTGGGGTTAAATCTAACTAACATCTTCACTATTTTACCTTCTTTTGTTTCTATAACTTTTCCCATATTATTGGAAAatgaattactttttttttttgtcggGATTAAGCTtacataactaaataaaaaaaattctaacaagCACTTGGAAAGATAATGATAATCAAACGCATATTTATCAAGTTAAATCAGGTCCGTCTGATACATATATACCATTTGAGATAATAAGCTCATTAAATGATGAAACAATGAGCATGATAGGTTATATACAAACTTATAATATACACCATGATATTAACAAGTTAGAATGGTAAACCCTTAATAAATGTGTATTGATAACATTATAACATGAGAGTTAAATCAATCATGAGTCAGCAATGAATTGATTGCATACCTTTTGAAATGtcggatgaaaaaaaaaaaagcaagatttTGAAATGATAATTGAATGTTTATAAAGATTTTTCGATTGGTAGACACATTtgacaacaaaattaaaaaaatattttgtgatccgcttaaaacataattaacatTATGcaccaataataatattttggttTATTGGTATAAATTCCTCGTATGTAGacatatagtatatttaaaaaattaacatgagCCTTTTACTGTACTTAattactttgtaaaaaaaaataattaatactattgTGATTGGATGattttgaaatgatttaaaaattattattaatattaaattaagatTAACAGTTGTGTTGTGTAATAAACATATAATCAACAATGTGAGACGGTGTGATTAAATGATAATtgaaagggaaaattactgttcacccctcgtaattttcaaaacttcccaaaaaccccctcctacttttacacaccacgACTGACCCCTtccagttagtgtttaacttcccttttacccctaccgctcacttcaaatgggttcatgttgtgaaatcccatttttggcccactgaaaaatggtgggaaaggaaagcgccaaatcacatcagtATTCAACCTTTTGCAGAGCACTTTTctggtttcgatagacaatgccaaggagttgcattacatcttttgttgttctcctcattatcatactcgaaatatataaatcggtttctcgagcgagaaaatgaaattgatttccatcggattggtcgagTGCACTTCGTCTTCGAATGAGTacgtagtcgattttattgtcgggcggagcatgtgccattgtcagtctttctcgtttatggttgtaaaaagttgtattacgacgagaagaacgATGATTACGactgagttcatttcgttgtagaaagttcttctcgtttatggttatttatttgtatatttttaaataatgtttaactatttgctattatccgtttaaatattttactaatatgttttaataattgtcatatccgtttaatacttcccatctccgggtttaacattatctttacatgtataactattcataagcgtgtaaattctcaaaagtctactgcgtaaaagcggtgatctttttcgtttgatccgaattgttggcatgtggcacgtggcggtggcgagagttatggtatcccgtgcgta
This window harbors:
- the LOC120258887 gene encoding clavaminate synthase-like protein At3g21360; protein product: MALIRKFAPKIFFYCLEPAPEGGETAIVRSDVIVEEMEKKVPEVVEKLTGEGFKFVLHTKVPYKHGNHDGLDDTNTTVWQRMLKTKDKLEAQKRALETLACNAVKFNEDGTAEFTYGPMNPIKEFNGKRVWFNTILGYQTSERDGRVSFTDGTSIPTAATDTYSAVLEANCVDIKWLKGDVLLVDNLALQHARRAGKPPRSVLVSLCI